From the genome of Amycolatopsis sp. NBC_01488, one region includes:
- a CDS encoding LysR family transcriptional regulator codes for MTFADASLTALRVFREVAERGTLTAAATALGYTQSAVSRQIAALERAAGTPMLERRHDGVRLTPAGQIVVRRAAGVIDQLDATARELAGLPGEQGTVRLGWFPTAGAELLPRALEALRRTHPAITVVSREGGTPALVRALRAGTLDLALVASAPPFRPPDTESPALVLRTLAERSLRVAVPATHPLARGEYIDVADLRGRRWIAGSGDDRVLGVWPGLDERPEIAHTARDWLAKLRLVAAGCGITTVPGSLGAVVPPGVRVLEVRGGPGEQRRVLLAHLPRPLSEPAARVAAALREAALATDATG; via the coding sequence ATGACCTTCGCCGACGCCTCCCTGACCGCGCTGCGGGTGTTCCGCGAGGTGGCCGAGCGGGGCACGCTCACCGCCGCGGCCACCGCGCTCGGGTACACCCAGTCCGCGGTCTCCCGGCAGATCGCGGCGTTGGAGCGCGCGGCCGGAACGCCAATGCTGGAGCGGCGCCACGACGGCGTGCGGCTCACGCCGGCCGGGCAGATCGTGGTGCGCCGCGCGGCGGGCGTCATCGACCAGCTCGACGCCACCGCGCGCGAGCTGGCCGGGCTGCCCGGCGAGCAGGGCACGGTCCGGCTGGGCTGGTTCCCGACCGCCGGGGCCGAACTGCTGCCCCGCGCGCTGGAGGCGCTGCGGCGCACGCACCCGGCGATCACGGTGGTCAGCCGGGAGGGCGGCACGCCGGCGCTGGTCCGCGCCCTGCGGGCCGGCACCCTGGACCTCGCGCTGGTGGCCTCGGCACCGCCGTTCCGCCCGCCGGACACCGAAAGCCCGGCGCTGGTGCTGCGGACGCTCGCCGAGCGCAGCCTGCGCGTGGCGGTGCCGGCGACCCACCCGCTCGCGCGCGGGGAGTACATCGACGTCGCCGACCTGCGCGGCCGCCGGTGGATCGCGGGCTCGGGCGACGACCGCGTGCTGGGCGTCTGGCCGGGGCTGGACGAGCGGCCCGAGATCGCCCACACCGCCCGCGACTGGCTGGCGAAGCTGCGGCTGGTCGCGGCCGGGTGCGGCATCACGACGGTGCCGGGATCGCTCGGCGCGGTGGTGCCGCCCGGGGTGCGGGTGCTGGAGGTCCGCGGCGGCCCCGGGGAACAGCGCCGGGTGTTGCTCGCCCACCTCCCACGGCCGCTGTCCGAACCCGCGGCACGGGTCGCCGCGGCATTGCGGGAGGCGGCGCTCGCGACGGACGCGACCGGGTGA
- a CDS encoding maleylpyruvate isomerase N-terminal domain-containing protein, giving the protein MPITAADVERTVRTTTATLAEALDADWDAPAGPMDWTCWETVEHIADNFFFHAAQLGPRAAATDRPVPFAWARHREGGPGLVIFADRAAGPAGLLRVVEACGALLVAMVRTTPPEVRAFHDEGVFGTEGFAAMTVGETLVHMDDVAAGLGLSWTPPADLCTRVLARFFPGAPADTDPWATLRWATGRGELPGRPRVTRWRWGVQPSG; this is encoded by the coding sequence ATGCCGATCACCGCGGCCGACGTCGAGCGCACCGTCCGGACCACCACCGCGACCCTGGCCGAAGCCCTGGACGCCGACTGGGACGCCCCGGCCGGGCCGATGGACTGGACCTGCTGGGAGACCGTCGAGCACATCGCCGACAACTTCTTCTTCCACGCCGCCCAGCTCGGGCCGCGGGCCGCCGCGACCGACCGGCCGGTGCCGTTCGCGTGGGCCCGGCACCGGGAAGGCGGCCCCGGCCTGGTGATCTTCGCCGACCGGGCGGCCGGTCCGGCCGGGTTGCTGCGGGTCGTGGAAGCGTGCGGCGCACTGCTGGTGGCCATGGTGCGGACCACGCCGCCGGAGGTCCGCGCGTTCCACGACGAGGGCGTCTTCGGCACCGAAGGCTTCGCGGCGATGACCGTCGGGGAAACGCTGGTGCACATGGACGACGTCGCCGCGGGACTCGGCCTCTCCTGGACGCCCCCGGCCGACCTGTGCACCCGCGTGCTCGCCCGCTTCTTCCCCGGCGCGCCCGCGGACACCGATCCGTGGGCGACCCTGCGCTGGGCGACCGGACGCGGCGAGCTGCCCGGCCGGCCGCGGGTCACGCGCTGGCGGTGGGGCGTTCAGCCTTCCGGGTAG
- a CDS encoding cupin domain-containing protein — MHPEILEQDGYTWATVREAPIRELFPGIRFRPLWTGPAGAHAGVLEMDAGTSWPRRDVHEPGPEEVYVVAGTFHDGARDHPAGTFLHAPAGTWHVPASATGCTLFLFYPEG, encoded by the coding sequence ATGCACCCCGAGATCCTCGAGCAGGACGGCTACACCTGGGCCACCGTAAGGGAAGCGCCGATCCGCGAACTGTTCCCCGGCATCCGGTTTCGTCCACTGTGGACCGGACCGGCGGGCGCGCACGCCGGGGTCCTGGAGATGGACGCCGGCACGTCGTGGCCGCGCCGGGACGTCCACGAACCCGGGCCGGAGGAGGTCTACGTCGTCGCGGGCACGTTCCACGACGGCGCGCGCGACCATCCGGCGGGCACGTTCCTGCACGCGCCGGCCGGCACCTGGCACGTGCCCGCGAGCGCCACCGGCTGCACGCTGTTCCTCTTCTACCCGGAAGGCTGA
- a CDS encoding GlxA family transcriptional regulator: MHRVVALVRPVQSTFELGCAAEVFGTPRAGVPRHYEFEVCAETPGPVPTTAGYAMSVSRGLSALNSADTVIIPGWAPVEAPLPPRVRRALLRAHARGARLVTICSGVFALARTGLLDGRSATTHWGRAEQLQREFPDVRVEQDVLYVDHGDVATSAGAGAGIDLCLHLVRKDHGAAHAALVARHMVLPPHREGGQAQFAPPPPPPDALDGLLGWAAERLGTALSVDDLAAQVGVSPRTLARRFADQLGTSPGAWLLTRRVAAARTLLEETDLPVEAIAARVGLTSAVNLRRRFRAQVGTTPGAYRRAFRTP; the protein is encoded by the coding sequence ATGCATCGCGTGGTGGCCCTGGTGCGGCCGGTGCAGTCGACGTTCGAGCTCGGCTGCGCCGCCGAGGTCTTCGGCACGCCGCGGGCCGGCGTGCCCCGGCACTACGAGTTCGAGGTGTGCGCGGAGACGCCCGGCCCGGTGCCGACGACGGCCGGGTACGCGATGTCCGTCTCGCGTGGCCTGTCGGCGCTGAACTCCGCCGACACCGTGATCATCCCGGGCTGGGCGCCGGTGGAGGCGCCGCTGCCCCCGCGCGTCCGCCGCGCGCTGCTGCGGGCCCACGCCCGGGGCGCGCGGCTCGTCACCATCTGCTCCGGCGTGTTCGCGCTGGCGCGCACGGGCCTGCTCGACGGCCGGTCCGCGACGACCCACTGGGGCCGCGCCGAGCAGCTGCAGCGCGAGTTCCCCGACGTGCGCGTGGAGCAGGACGTGCTGTACGTCGACCACGGCGACGTCGCCACGAGCGCCGGGGCGGGCGCGGGGATCGACCTGTGCCTGCACCTCGTCCGGAAGGACCACGGCGCCGCGCACGCCGCCCTGGTCGCGCGGCACATGGTGCTGCCGCCGCACCGCGAGGGCGGCCAGGCGCAGTTCGCCCCGCCTCCCCCGCCGCCGGACGCTCTGGACGGGCTCCTCGGCTGGGCGGCCGAGCGGCTCGGGACCGCCTTGTCGGTCGACGACCTGGCCGCCCAGGTGGGCGTCTCGCCCCGCACGCTGGCCCGGCGCTTCGCCGACCAGCTCGGCACGAGCCCCGGCGCGTGGCTGCTGACCCGCCGCGTGGCGGCGGCCCGCACCCTGCTGGAGGAGACGGACCTGCCGGTGGAGGCGATCGCGGCGCGGGTCGGCCTGACGTCGGCGGTCAACCTGCGACGCCGGTTCCGCGCCCAGGTCGGGACGACGCCGGGTGCCTACCGGCGGGCGTTCCGGACGCCGTAG
- a CDS encoding MFS transporter, producing MTAPPRGTLVLAAGIVALEFAAAVTGFVASTLLPVVARDLDAGDRLGLLIAGSALGLFVALPLASRVLDRLGARGTLAAGMLAYVGGLVLAAAARNAWMFAMGQLFTGLAGGLLAVFGVSAAIRHLDERVRLRVVAASSAMWIVPALAGPAATLGLEHLVGWRWTLLVPVPFVLFGRLLVVRAVRDDPPADAAPRPLGRTLLVPLGAAGVVLSEGRWPLAVAGAVVAVAGMVAILPPGTARLRRGTPAALAAMVLFAVGYFGADSLITVLLTTGFRMSLGQAAIVLSAAPLAWAVTSLFARRFPATGLSLTALGTAVVAAGGPFAVVLGAWTVAGIGVGLAYPGLYVRASTPGRSGLTATELATAVITAECVGQLLGRAVGGALSSAGGLFASYAVFAVALAAAAAVSRR from the coding sequence ATGACCGCGCCGCCGCGGGGAACGCTGGTCCTCGCGGCAGGCATCGTCGCGCTCGAGTTCGCGGCGGCCGTGACCGGCTTCGTCGCTTCGACGCTGCTTCCCGTCGTCGCCCGTGACCTGGACGCGGGGGACCGGCTCGGGCTCCTGATCGCCGGGTCGGCCCTCGGGTTGTTCGTCGCACTGCCGCTGGCGAGCCGGGTCCTGGACCGGCTGGGCGCGCGGGGCACCCTCGCCGCCGGGATGCTCGCCTACGTCGGCGGGCTCGTCCTGGCCGCGGCCGCCCGGAACGCGTGGATGTTCGCCATGGGCCAGCTTTTCACGGGGCTCGCCGGCGGTTTGCTCGCGGTGTTCGGCGTGAGTGCGGCGATCCGGCACCTCGACGAGCGCGTCCGCCTGCGCGTGGTCGCGGCGTCGTCGGCGATGTGGATCGTGCCCGCCTTGGCCGGCCCCGCCGCGACGCTGGGCCTGGAGCACCTCGTCGGGTGGCGCTGGACGCTGCTGGTGCCGGTGCCCTTCGTCCTTTTCGGACGGTTGCTCGTCGTGCGTGCCGTGCGCGACGACCCGCCCGCGGACGCGGCGCCGCGCCCGCTCGGACGGACGTTGCTGGTTCCCCTGGGGGCGGCGGGAGTCGTGCTGAGCGAGGGGCGGTGGCCGCTCGCGGTCGCCGGCGCGGTGGTCGCCGTGGCCGGGATGGTCGCGATCCTGCCACCGGGCACCGCGCGCCTGCGACGCGGGACGCCTGCGGCGCTCGCGGCCATGGTGTTGTTCGCCGTCGGCTACTTCGGCGCGGACAGCCTGATCACCGTGCTGCTGACGACGGGGTTCCGGATGAGCCTCGGCCAGGCGGCGATCGTCCTCAGCGCGGCGCCGCTCGCCTGGGCGGTGACGAGCCTGTTCGCGCGCCGCTTTCCCGCCACGGGCCTGAGCTTGACCGCGCTCGGCACGGCCGTCGTGGCCGCCGGCGGGCCGTTCGCCGTGGTCCTCGGAGCCTGGACGGTCGCCGGGATCGGCGTCGGGCTCGCCTATCCCGGCCTGTACGTCCGGGCGAGCACGCCAGGGCGCAGCGGGCTCACCGCGACCGAGCTGGCCACCGCGGTGATCACCGCCGAGTGCGTCGGGCAGCTCCTGGGCCGCGCGGTCGGCGGCGCCCTGAGTTCGGCGGGCGGGTTGTTCGCCTCCTACGCGGTGTTCGCGGTCGCGCTGGCCGCGGCCGCCGCAGTCAGCCGCAGGTGA
- a CDS encoding VOC family protein, with amino-acid sequence MMRVLPIRYTSDVGAVTRFYETLGLRVGSVSRPGGWVELPADGGLLAVHRGADAGRCELAFETDEPLEDVANRLRAAGYEAGPVIDEGFGHSLRVRDPDGVRVQINAYDRALYT; translated from the coding sequence ATGATGCGAGTGCTGCCGATCCGCTACACCTCGGACGTCGGGGCCGTGACGCGGTTCTACGAGACGCTCGGCCTGCGCGTCGGGTCGGTGTCGCGGCCCGGCGGGTGGGTCGAACTGCCCGCGGACGGCGGCCTGCTCGCCGTCCACCGGGGCGCGGACGCGGGCCGGTGCGAGCTCGCCTTCGAGACCGACGAGCCCCTCGAGGACGTCGCGAACCGGTTGCGGGCGGCCGGGTACGAGGCGGGACCCGTCATCGACGAGGGCTTCGGGCACTCGCTGCGCGTGCGGGATCCCGACGGCGTCCGGGTGCAGATCAACGCGTACGACCGGGCGCTCTACACATGA
- a CDS encoding CopG family transcriptional regulator: protein MPETVKRQFSVYLPVELIRRVKHASVDADESLSSFVERVLEDYLRPGSGQ, encoded by the coding sequence ATGCCCGAGACCGTCAAGCGGCAGTTCAGCGTCTACCTGCCGGTCGAGCTGATCCGGCGGGTCAAGCACGCCTCCGTCGACGCCGACGAGTCGCTCTCGTCCTTCGTCGAACGCGTCCTCGAGGACTACTTGCGACCGGGGAGCGGGCAATGA
- a CDS encoding TetR/AcrR family transcriptional regulator: MTFQRARSAAQREERRRTILDTALAMLDEMPVADVSLNELSRRVGLAKSNVLRYFESREAVLLELLDRALRGWLAEVADELAAGVDPNLPADERGARFAAVVAHSLARRTVLCDLIGAQAGVLEHNVSVDVVVGFKRSALAGLGTMAELIQRYVPEVGDQAASVCLFTVILTGGLWTHCRPSPSALAAYQVDPALAALHLDLAPALESGLALLIAGAMKRSG, translated from the coding sequence ATGACGTTCCAGCGAGCCCGTAGCGCGGCGCAGCGGGAGGAGCGGCGCCGCACGATCCTCGACACGGCGCTGGCGATGCTCGACGAGATGCCGGTGGCCGACGTGAGCCTCAACGAGCTCAGCAGGCGGGTCGGCCTGGCCAAGTCGAATGTGTTGCGCTACTTCGAATCCCGCGAGGCGGTGCTGCTCGAGCTGCTCGACCGGGCGCTGCGGGGCTGGCTGGCCGAGGTGGCGGACGAACTGGCCGCCGGCGTCGACCCGAACCTCCCCGCCGACGAGCGGGGCGCGCGGTTCGCGGCGGTCGTCGCGCACTCGCTGGCACGACGCACGGTGCTGTGCGACCTCATCGGCGCGCAGGCGGGTGTCCTGGAACACAACGTGTCCGTCGACGTCGTCGTGGGCTTCAAGCGGTCCGCCCTCGCCGGGCTCGGCACGATGGCCGAGCTGATCCAGCGGTACGTCCCGGAGGTCGGCGACCAGGCGGCGTCGGTGTGCCTGTTCACGGTGATCCTCACCGGCGGGCTGTGGACGCACTGCCGGCCGTCGCCGAGCGCTCTCGCCGCGTACCAGGTGGACCCGGCGCTGGCGGCGCTGCACCTGGACCTGGCCCCCGCGCTGGAAAGCGGCCTGGCGTTGCTGATCGCGGGAGCGATGAAGCGGTCCGGTTGA
- a CDS encoding SDR family NAD(P)-dependent oxidoreductase, which translates to MAENWTERDVPSQQGRVAVITGANTGLGFDTAKVLAERGATVVLAVRDVEKGKQAAARLGAHADVTVQHLDLGSLDSVRAAAADLHGTLPKIDLLINNAGVMYPPKQTTRDGFELQFGTNHLGHFAFTGLLLDLLLPVEGSRVVTVASIAHRIRAAIHFDDLQWENSYDRVAAYGQAKLANLMFAYELQRRLAPHGTTASIAAHPGVARTELMRNSPAIARAVFPVVAPLFTQSSERGALPTLRAATDPAALGGQYYGPAGPGGYRGRPQVVASSPQSYDVSVQQRLWTVSEELTGVKFPVG; encoded by the coding sequence ATGGCCGAGAACTGGACCGAACGCGACGTACCGAGCCAGCAGGGCCGCGTCGCCGTCATCACCGGGGCCAACACCGGACTCGGGTTCGACACCGCGAAGGTGCTGGCCGAGCGCGGCGCGACGGTCGTGCTCGCCGTCCGCGACGTCGAGAAGGGCAAGCAGGCCGCGGCCCGGCTCGGCGCGCACGCCGACGTCACGGTGCAGCACCTGGACCTGGGCTCCCTGGACTCCGTCCGGGCCGCCGCGGCCGACCTGCACGGGACGCTGCCGAAGATCGACCTGCTGATCAACAACGCCGGCGTCATGTACCCGCCGAAGCAGACCACGCGCGACGGCTTCGAGCTGCAGTTCGGCACGAACCACCTGGGGCACTTCGCGTTCACCGGCCTGCTGCTGGACCTGCTGCTGCCGGTCGAGGGCTCCCGCGTGGTGACGGTCGCGAGCATCGCCCACCGCATCCGCGCCGCGATCCACTTCGACGACCTGCAGTGGGAGAACTCCTACGACCGCGTCGCGGCCTACGGGCAGGCCAAGCTCGCCAACCTGATGTTCGCCTACGAGCTGCAGCGCCGCCTCGCCCCGCACGGCACGACGGCGTCGATCGCCGCCCACCCCGGCGTGGCGCGCACGGAGCTGATGCGCAACTCCCCCGCGATCGCCCGCGCCGTCTTCCCGGTGGTCGCGCCGCTGTTCACCCAGAGCTCGGAGCGCGGCGCGCTCCCGACCCTCCGCGCGGCAACGGACCCCGCGGCCCTCGGCGGCCAGTACTACGGTCCCGCCGGCCCGGGCGGCTACCGCGGGCGCCCGCAGGTGGTGGCGTCCAGCCCGCAGTCCTACGACGTCTCGGTGCAGCAGCGCCTGTGGACGGTTTCGGAAGAACTGACCGGGGTCAAGTTCCCGGTCGGCTGA
- a CDS encoding TetR/AcrR family transcriptional regulator translates to MSATPEYEPDARRRILDAAAEAFMAHGFANATIDDIAREVGATKGLVYYHFRSKFDIFLAVYEEAMGRVRDRVELHAHGAGTGRDRLVAMAVAHLVNLMTDLAYHHVVHQAVRGQVAVALKTRQRDALQQLNELRSDYEQLFRGVLADGVADGSLRAVDESLATRTLLSNLNAVDTWYHRVDGQAAAEIEALARRIVDLLVGGLAPSR, encoded by the coding sequence GTGAGCGCGACCCCCGAGTACGAGCCCGACGCGCGGCGCAGGATCCTGGACGCCGCGGCCGAGGCGTTCATGGCGCACGGGTTCGCCAACGCGACGATCGACGACATCGCGCGCGAGGTCGGCGCGACCAAAGGCCTGGTGTACTACCACTTCCGGTCGAAGTTCGACATCTTCCTGGCGGTGTACGAGGAGGCGATGGGCCGCGTCCGCGACCGCGTGGAGCTGCACGCCCACGGCGCCGGCACCGGCCGCGACCGGCTGGTGGCCATGGCGGTGGCGCACCTGGTCAACCTGATGACCGACCTGGCGTACCACCACGTCGTGCACCAGGCGGTCCGCGGCCAGGTGGCGGTAGCGCTCAAGACGCGCCAGCGCGACGCGCTCCAGCAGCTGAACGAGCTGCGGAGCGACTACGAGCAGCTGTTCCGCGGCGTGCTGGCGGACGGCGTCGCGGACGGATCGCTCCGCGCGGTCGACGAGTCGCTCGCGACCCGCACCCTGCTCAGCAACCTCAACGCGGTCGACACGTGGTACCACCGCGTCGACGGGCAGGCCGCCGCGGAAATCGAAGCACTGGCCCGCCGGATCGTCGACCTCCTGGTCGGCGGGTTGGCTCCTTCGCGGTGA
- a CDS encoding MarR family transcriptional regulator: MSGKAMRVGEIADRMQVAGPHVTRHLHVLERRRLVHGLADPDDRRARLVQLTPDGAELAGGTSPPCSAGSARRCPGGPRRTVRRSTVCCCGSPTTSRRSCRPPAKKTDPAPRRAGSRPPARAPGRARRRPPRRTRSTARPGCRWSFRRARRRRGRGSRR, encoded by the coding sequence ATGAGCGGGAAGGCGATGCGCGTCGGCGAGATCGCCGACCGGATGCAGGTGGCCGGGCCGCACGTCACCCGCCACCTGCACGTGCTCGAACGGCGGCGGCTGGTGCACGGCCTGGCCGACCCCGACGACCGGCGCGCCCGCCTGGTCCAGCTGACCCCGGACGGCGCCGAGCTGGCCGGCGGTACGTCACCACCGTGCTCGGCTGGTTCGGCGAGGCGCTGTCCGGGTGGTCCGCGAAGGACCGTCAGACGTTCTACGGTCTGCTGCTGCGGTTCACCGACGACCTCGCGGCGTTCTTGTCGGCCACCGGCGAAGAAGACTGATCCCGCACCGCGTCGCGCCGGATCGCGACCGCCAGCGCGGGCACCAGGGCGAGCGCGACGGCGGCCGCCACGGCGAACACGGAGTACGGCACGACCAGGCTGCCGGTGGAGCTTTCGACGAGCCCGTAGACGTAGGGGCCGAGGAAGCCGCCGGTGA
- a CDS encoding YbaB/EbfC family nucleoid-associated protein: MSAEMDQLIAQFETFQAKVRSAEARFAGVGDLQERVAQVETAVTSPDGTVTVVAGAGGTVTDLRLTAGAMHLEAGQLAQRIMGTLRQAVAGAARQQAAIVDDAFGDQLGVDVGGQVRQAQAEAFGTAAPEPASEPPAPRPRRRPDPGDDDDFDQGPILRRS; the protein is encoded by the coding sequence ATGTCGGCCGAGATGGACCAGCTGATCGCCCAGTTCGAGACCTTCCAGGCCAAGGTGCGCAGCGCCGAAGCCCGCTTCGCCGGCGTCGGCGACCTGCAGGAGCGCGTCGCCCAGGTCGAAACCGCCGTGACCTCGCCCGACGGCACGGTGACGGTCGTCGCGGGTGCCGGCGGGACCGTCACCGACCTGCGGCTCACCGCCGGTGCCATGCACCTGGAGGCCGGGCAGCTGGCCCAGCGGATCATGGGCACGCTGCGCCAGGCCGTGGCCGGGGCCGCGCGGCAGCAGGCCGCGATCGTCGACGACGCGTTCGGGGACCAGCTCGGCGTCGACGTCGGCGGGCAGGTCCGGCAGGCCCAGGCCGAGGCGTTCGGAACCGCGGCGCCCGAACCCGCGTCGGAGCCGCCGGCGCCGCGGCCGCGGCGCCGGCCCGATCCCGGGGACGACGACGACTTCGACCAGGGCCCGATCCTCCGCCGCTCCTGA
- a CDS encoding glycine betaine ABC transporter substrate-binding protein, which yields MRRTTAVVLAFVTALAAGCTIGKDQPGAQVGAGSIKKIDALSGAQLRVSSKEFDEQLLLGQIALIALQAAGASPQDKTNITGSSNVRQALTSGAVDLYWEYTGTAWISYLHQTKPISDPQAQYDAVKRADAANGVTWWARSPANDTYAIAGNAATVAKTGVKTVSDYAALAKKDPAAAATCMGPEFKSRDDGFPGLAKTYGFTLPDAQVHLLNDAVVYPSVGKGDPCGFGSVASTDGRVAGQQLTVLADDKHFFPTYNPAIAIASGVAAKYPQLEQVFAPIAAKLDTATLTDLNKKVSVDGQKPATVAHDWLRSAGFIS from the coding sequence ATGCGACGCACGACAGCCGTCGTCCTCGCCTTCGTCACGGCGCTCGCCGCCGGGTGCACGATCGGCAAGGACCAGCCCGGCGCCCAGGTGGGCGCGGGTTCCATCAAGAAGATCGACGCGCTGAGCGGCGCGCAGCTCCGCGTCAGCTCCAAGGAGTTCGACGAACAGCTGCTGCTGGGCCAGATCGCGCTGATCGCGCTGCAGGCGGCCGGGGCGAGCCCGCAGGACAAGACGAACATCACCGGCTCGAGCAACGTCCGCCAGGCACTCACCAGCGGCGCGGTCGACCTGTACTGGGAGTACACCGGCACGGCGTGGATCAGCTACCTCCACCAGACCAAGCCGATCAGCGACCCGCAGGCCCAGTACGACGCGGTCAAGCGGGCCGACGCCGCCAACGGCGTCACGTGGTGGGCCCGCTCGCCGGCCAACGACACGTACGCGATCGCGGGCAACGCGGCCACGGTCGCCAAGACCGGCGTCAAGACGGTGTCGGACTACGCGGCGCTGGCGAAGAAGGACCCGGCCGCGGCGGCCACCTGCATGGGCCCGGAGTTCAAGAGCCGCGACGACGGGTTCCCCGGCCTGGCCAAGACGTACGGGTTCACCCTGCCGGACGCGCAGGTCCACCTGCTCAACGACGCCGTCGTCTACCCCAGCGTCGGCAAGGGCGACCCGTGCGGCTTCGGCTCGGTCGCCTCCACCGACGGGCGCGTGGCCGGCCAGCAGCTGACGGTGCTGGCGGACGACAAGCACTTCTTCCCGACGTACAACCCGGCCATCGCGATCGCGTCCGGGGTCGCGGCGAAGTACCCGCAGCTGGAGCAGGTGTTCGCGCCGATCGCGGCCAAGCTCGACACGGCGACGCTCACGGACCTGAACAAGAAGGTCAGCGTGGACGGCCAGAAGCCGGCGACGGTGGCCCACGACTGGCTCCGGTCGGCGGGCTTCATCAGCTGA